One stretch of Streptomyces sp. R21 DNA includes these proteins:
- a CDS encoding MarR family winged helix-turn-helix transcriptional regulator encodes MTATDPALTALAQGWCALSLLHGRIEAHIERALQAKHDLSVREYSLLDVLSRQHDGKGGHLQMKQVADAVVLSQSATTRLVTRLEDRGLLSRYLCPTDRRGIYTDVSEKGLKLLEEARPTNDAALREALDEAAGKPELAPLVRAVESASVPAPA; translated from the coding sequence ATGACAGCTACGGACCCCGCACTCACCGCCCTCGCCCAGGGTTGGTGCGCCCTCTCCCTGCTCCACGGGAGGATCGAGGCCCACATCGAGCGCGCCCTGCAGGCCAAGCACGACCTGAGCGTGCGCGAGTACTCCCTGCTCGATGTGCTCAGCCGACAGCACGACGGCAAGGGAGGCCATCTGCAGATGAAGCAGGTCGCAGACGCGGTCGTCCTCAGCCAGAGCGCCACCACCCGCCTGGTCACCCGCCTCGAGGACCGCGGACTGCTCTCGCGCTACCTGTGCCCGACCGACCGTCGGGGGATCTACACCGATGTCAGCGAAAAGGGCCTCAAGCTCCTCGAAGAGGCGCGGCCCACCAACGACGCGGCCCTGCGCGAGGCGCTCGACGAGGCGGCCGGCAAGCCCGAACTCGCCCCACTGGTCCGGGCCGTGGAATCGGCGAGCGTGCCCGCTCCTGCGTAG
- a CDS encoding serine hydrolase domain-containing protein yields MTTSMEELLPTTRRALLHRIAAAQAEGRAPSLVAAVVRGGEAVWHGSRTSVDGHGPDENVQYRIGSITKTFTAVLVLRLRDEGVLDLDDPLEKHLPGTGAGEATVAQLLAHTAGLAAESPAPWWERTPGSLRPDLADVLGEQPFLHPSGRRFHYSNPGYTLLGALVEELRGAPWEDVLRREVLEPLGLHRTSGQPQAPHAGGWAVHPWADVMLPEPSEDLGRMAPAGQLWSTTGDLARFAVFLARGDDRVLSAGSVREMRTPAAPAEPEDVAAGTAYGLGMQVQHRDGRILVGHGGSLPGFLASLAISVEDDLAAVVLSNCTSGPAVAAVGADLVRIVAEAEPRLPEPWRPLPEVDGAVLELAGQWYWGTQVHALRLTTDGGVSLGPISGNGRRSRFRANGDGTWTGQDGYYAGEPLKAVRRPDGSVSHLDLGSFVFTRQPYEEGAPVPGGVDPEGWRGIQ; encoded by the coding sequence ATGACGACATCCATGGAAGAACTGCTTCCCACCACACGGCGGGCTCTGCTGCACCGTATCGCCGCCGCACAGGCCGAGGGGCGGGCGCCGTCGCTGGTCGCGGCGGTCGTCCGGGGCGGGGAGGCGGTGTGGCACGGGTCGCGGACCTCGGTGGACGGGCACGGGCCGGACGAGAACGTGCAGTACCGGATCGGCTCGATCACCAAGACCTTCACCGCCGTCCTCGTGCTGCGGCTGCGCGACGAAGGCGTGCTGGACCTCGACGATCCGCTGGAGAAGCACCTTCCGGGGACCGGCGCGGGTGAAGCCACGGTCGCCCAACTGCTCGCGCACACGGCCGGGCTGGCGGCCGAGTCGCCCGCGCCCTGGTGGGAGCGGACCCCCGGCTCTCTGCGGCCCGACCTCGCGGACGTCCTGGGTGAGCAGCCCTTTTTGCATCCGTCAGGTCGCCGGTTCCACTACTCGAACCCCGGATACACACTGCTGGGTGCTCTGGTCGAGGAACTCCGGGGCGCCCCCTGGGAAGACGTTCTACGACGTGAGGTGCTCGAACCGCTGGGGCTGCACCGGACAAGCGGGCAGCCGCAGGCGCCGCACGCGGGCGGCTGGGCCGTTCACCCCTGGGCCGACGTGATGCTTCCGGAACCGTCCGAGGATCTCGGACGGATGGCACCGGCCGGTCAACTCTGGTCCACCACGGGCGACTTGGCCCGTTTCGCGGTCTTCCTTGCCCGGGGCGACGACCGGGTACTCAGTGCCGGGTCCGTGCGGGAGATGCGGACCCCCGCCGCGCCGGCCGAGCCCGAGGATGTGGCGGCCGGTACCGCCTACGGTCTCGGCATGCAGGTCCAGCACCGGGACGGCCGGATCCTCGTGGGGCACGGCGGCTCGCTTCCCGGCTTCCTGGCGAGCCTCGCCATCAGCGTGGAGGACGATCTCGCGGCCGTCGTGCTGTCCAACTGCACCTCCGGTCCCGCGGTGGCGGCGGTCGGCGCCGATCTCGTCCGTATCGTGGCCGAGGCCGAGCCGCGGCTCCCGGAGCCGTGGCGGCCGTTGCCCGAAGTCGACGGGGCTGTACTGGAGTTGGCGGGCCAGTGGTACTGGGGGACCCAGGTCCATGCGCTGCGGCTGACAACCGACGGGGGTGTCTCGCTGGGGCCGATCTCCGGCAACGGCCGACGCTCGCGGTTCCGGGCCAACGGCGACGGCACCTGGACGGGACAGGACGGCTATTACGCGGGGGAGCCACTGAAGGCCGTACGGCGTCCTGACGGGTCCGTGAGCCACCTGGACCTCGGGTCGTTCGTGTTCACGCGGCAGCCGTACGAGGAGGGGGCTCCTGTGCCGGGTGGAGTGGACCCCGAGGGCTGGAGAGGGATCCAGTAG
- a CDS encoding GNAT family N-acetyltransferase gives MPTPFLADLPIRRLTLRDLTACADLSEDRGWPREEHKWGLLLAAGRGYGIDDPDGGLVTACIVTEYGPQERPELGAIGMVLVAERYARQGVGRRLMRQIVAGMGTTPLTLHATPYGRPLYEELGFKAIGRAEMVRGHFTPRGSEPEVATRPATAEDLPAILRLDEEVFGSDRTHVITRLPAFADHLLVAEDSGRITGYAAAWPNMDTHVVGPLIAHDTETAKALFASLAARTDRPLRTDIDVRHEELLAWVKERGLAPIAFNSVMTYGISELPGDWTRRFAPLTVAAG, from the coding sequence GTGCCGACACCTTTCCTCGCCGATCTGCCCATCCGCCGTCTGACGCTTCGGGATCTCACCGCCTGCGCCGACCTGTCCGAGGACCGGGGCTGGCCCCGCGAGGAACATAAGTGGGGCCTGCTCCTCGCAGCAGGAAGGGGCTACGGCATCGACGACCCCGACGGCGGTCTGGTCACGGCGTGCATCGTGACCGAGTACGGACCACAGGAACGCCCCGAGCTCGGCGCCATCGGCATGGTCCTCGTCGCCGAGCGGTACGCCCGCCAGGGTGTCGGCCGACGGCTGATGCGGCAGATCGTCGCCGGGATGGGCACCACTCCGCTGACCCTGCACGCGACGCCGTACGGCCGCCCGCTCTACGAAGAGCTGGGCTTCAAGGCCATCGGCCGGGCCGAGATGGTCCGCGGCCACTTCACTCCTCGCGGCTCGGAACCCGAGGTCGCCACGCGCCCTGCCACGGCCGAGGACCTCCCGGCGATCCTCCGGCTCGACGAGGAGGTCTTCGGCTCCGACCGCACCCACGTGATCACGCGGCTGCCCGCCTTCGCCGACCACCTGCTCGTGGCCGAGGACAGCGGCCGGATCACCGGGTACGCGGCGGCCTGGCCCAACATGGACACGCATGTGGTGGGCCCGCTGATCGCCCATGACACGGAGACGGCGAAGGCGCTGTTCGCCTCGCTGGCCGCCCGCACCGACCGACCGCTGCGCACCGACATCGACGTACGGCACGAGGAGTTGCTGGCGTGGGTGAAGGAACGCGGCCTGGCGCCCATCGCCTTCAACTCGGTGATGACGTACGGCATCTCGGAGCTGCCCGGCGACTGGACCCGGCGGTTCGCTCCCCTCACGGTGGCGGCGGGCTGA
- a CDS encoding HAD family hydrolase, with protein MARLHLFDLDGTLLHGSTAPLEISRQIGLEAETVAIEQAISAGRIGPPEYAAQVYALWTDLTEAHVAAAFAGAPWLSGIEDVWAEIRGQGDYCAVVSLSPSFFVERLTEWGAHAAYGSRFPALPFTEPVDPAGILSAAAKVQIADRLCEEFGVKRADCIAYGDSLSDRDLFEALPVSVAINADQHLASLATHSYAGLDLWEAYELVRRAV; from the coding sequence ATGGCGAGACTTCATCTCTTCGACCTCGACGGAACGCTGCTGCACGGAAGCACCGCGCCCTTGGAGATCTCACGGCAGATCGGGCTGGAAGCCGAGACGGTGGCGATCGAGCAGGCGATCTCGGCGGGGAGGATCGGCCCGCCGGAGTATGCGGCGCAGGTGTATGCCCTGTGGACGGATCTGACCGAGGCACACGTGGCGGCGGCCTTCGCAGGGGCTCCGTGGTTGTCCGGTATCGAGGACGTCTGGGCGGAGATCAGGGGGCAGGGCGACTACTGCGCCGTCGTCTCCCTCTCGCCCTCCTTCTTCGTGGAACGGCTGACGGAGTGGGGCGCGCACGCGGCGTACGGCTCACGTTTCCCCGCGTTGCCGTTCACCGAGCCCGTGGATCCGGCGGGCATTCTCAGCGCCGCGGCCAAGGTGCAGATAGCGGACCGGCTCTGTGAAGAGTTCGGGGTGAAACGGGCCGACTGCATTGCCTACGGCGACTCGCTGTCGGACAGGGACCTTTTCGAAGCCCTGCCGGTATCAGTCGCGATCAACGCGGACCAGCATCTGGCGAGCCTCGCCACGCACTCCTACGCGGGGCTGGATCTGTGGGAAGCCTATGAATTGGTCCGACGTGCCGTGTAA
- a CDS encoding dihydrofolate reductase family protein, whose amino-acid sequence MRKLIYGMNLSLDGYIAAPGDDIGWSVPSDELFQFWSDRLQATDLSLYGRKLWQTMSSYWPTGDQQPGATPAEIEFARRWRDMSKVVFSSTIDKVDWNTRLVTGDAVAEITRLKAEDGGPMDIGGATLAGAAMRAGLIDEYVLATAPVLVGGGTPFFTALDNWVNLNLVETRTLPGGVILTRYETRR is encoded by the coding sequence ATGCGGAAACTGATCTACGGCATGAACCTGAGCCTGGACGGCTACATCGCCGCGCCCGGCGACGACATCGGCTGGAGCGTGCCGAGCGACGAGCTGTTCCAGTTTTGGTCCGACCGGTTGCAGGCGACCGACCTGTCGCTGTACGGGCGCAAGCTGTGGCAGACGATGAGCTCCTACTGGCCGACCGGCGACCAGCAGCCGGGCGCCACCCCGGCGGAGATCGAGTTCGCGCGCCGCTGGCGGGACATGTCGAAGGTGGTGTTCTCCTCGACGATCGACAAGGTCGACTGGAACACCCGCCTGGTCACCGGCGACGCGGTCGCCGAGATCACCCGGCTCAAGGCCGAGGACGGCGGCCCGATGGACATCGGCGGCGCGACACTCGCCGGGGCGGCCATGCGGGCCGGGCTGATCGACGAGTACGTGCTGGCCACCGCGCCGGTCCTGGTGGGCGGCGGCACGCCGTTCTTCACCGCGCTGGACAACTGGGTGAACCTGAACCTGGTGGAGACGCGGACGCTTCCCGGCGGCGTGATCCTGACCAGGTACGAGACGAGGCGCTGA
- a CDS encoding N-acetyltransferase family protein: MGDLEIRPAVADDVQAVVAMLADDPLGAQRESPDDLSPYLAALERLNGDPNQHVMVAVREGRVVGTLQLTVIPGLSRKGATRSLIEGVRVHADERGSGLGTQLIEWAIDESRRQECQLVQLTSDVTRTDARRFYERLGFTASHVGFKMAL; the protein is encoded by the coding sequence ATGGGAGATCTTGAGATACGACCCGCCGTCGCGGACGATGTCCAGGCCGTCGTCGCCATGCTCGCCGACGACCCGCTGGGCGCCCAGCGGGAGTCACCGGACGATCTGAGCCCGTACCTGGCAGCGCTGGAGCGACTCAACGGCGACCCGAACCAGCACGTGATGGTCGCCGTACGCGAGGGCCGTGTCGTCGGCACCCTCCAGCTCACGGTCATTCCCGGGCTGTCCCGCAAGGGTGCGACGCGCTCCCTCATCGAGGGCGTGCGGGTCCACGCCGACGAGCGCGGCAGCGGCCTCGGCACACAGCTCATCGAGTGGGCCATCGACGAATCCCGGCGCCAGGAATGCCAGTTGGTCCAGCTGACCTCCGACGTCACACGGACCGACGCCCGTCGCTTCTACGAGCGACTCGGCTTCACGGCCTCGCACGTGGGCTTCAAGATGGCGCTCTGA
- a CDS encoding heme-binding protein has translation MSTTTTAVVPLTIQDAEFLVTAARRAAEAAGVTVSVSVLDAGGHLLAFRRDDRAVLISGETSTRKAYTALQLDCATADLVDAVRPDGLFHTLPTALDRPLLFLAGGVPVHRDGRLIGAIGVGGGVPEQDHGFAVAAVEALVQE, from the coding sequence ATGAGCACCACCACCACCGCTGTCGTCCCGCTGACCATCCAGGACGCCGAGTTCCTCGTCACCGCGGCCCGCCGTGCCGCCGAGGCCGCCGGGGTCACGGTCAGCGTCAGCGTCCTCGACGCGGGCGGCCACCTGCTCGCCTTCCGGCGCGACGACCGGGCCGTGCTGATCTCCGGGGAGACCAGCACCCGCAAGGCCTACACGGCCCTCCAGCTGGACTGCGCCACCGCCGACCTCGTCGACGCGGTCCGGCCGGACGGTCTCTTCCACACTCTGCCCACGGCGCTCGACCGGCCGCTGCTGTTCCTCGCGGGCGGTGTCCCGGTCCACCGCGACGGCCGTCTGATCGGCGCGATCGGCGTCGGCGGCGGGGTGCCGGAGCAGGACCACGGATTCGCCGTCGCCGCCGTGGAGGCTCTCGTCCAGGAGTAG
- a CDS encoding MFS transporter yields the protein MPLALLALAIGAFGIGTTEFVIMGVLPEVAGDFGVSIPTAGLLVTGYALGVLLGAPIMTALGTKVPRKRMLMLLMGLFVLGNLLSAVAPVFGLMLAGRVVASLAHGAFFGIGSVVAAELVAPEKKAGAIAMMFSGLTIANVVGVPLGTLVGQSAGWRVTFAGVAALGVIGLLGIAKLVPEMPKPEGVHLRHELAALKNVQVLLAMAMTVLGFGGVFAAVTYIAPMMTQVTGFADGSVTWLLVLFGLGMVGGNLVGGRFADRALMPMLYVSLGGLALVLALFTVTAHNKILAAVTLMLIGALGFATVPPLQKRVLDQAHGAPTLASAVNIGAFNLGNALSAWLGGLVIAAGYGYTAPNWVGAVLAAGALVLALLSAALERRAKASSTVVAGGAPTEQRTAVHH from the coding sequence ATGCCTCTCGCGCTTCTGGCCCTCGCGATCGGGGCCTTCGGAATCGGCACCACGGAGTTCGTCATCATGGGCGTGCTGCCCGAGGTGGCCGGCGACTTCGGTGTCTCCATCCCCACCGCCGGACTGCTGGTGACCGGCTACGCCCTGGGCGTGCTGCTCGGTGCCCCGATCATGACCGCGCTCGGCACGAAGGTGCCCCGCAAGCGGATGCTGATGCTGCTGATGGGGCTGTTCGTCCTCGGCAACCTGCTCTCCGCCGTCGCCCCGGTCTTCGGCCTGATGCTGGCAGGCCGGGTGGTCGCCTCGCTTGCCCACGGTGCCTTCTTCGGTATCGGCTCGGTGGTCGCCGCCGAGCTGGTCGCGCCCGAGAAAAAGGCCGGTGCCATCGCCATGATGTTCAGCGGCCTCACCATCGCCAATGTGGTGGGTGTTCCCCTGGGGACGCTCGTCGGGCAGTCCGCGGGCTGGCGTGTCACCTTCGCCGGTGTCGCCGCGCTCGGCGTGATCGGACTGCTGGGCATCGCCAAGCTGGTCCCCGAGATGCCCAAGCCCGAGGGCGTGCACCTGCGGCACGAGCTGGCCGCTCTCAAGAACGTCCAGGTCCTGCTGGCCATGGCGATGACCGTGCTCGGCTTCGGTGGTGTCTTCGCGGCCGTCACCTACATCGCGCCGATGATGACGCAGGTGACCGGATTCGCCGACGGCTCCGTCACCTGGCTGCTGGTCCTCTTCGGCCTCGGCATGGTCGGCGGGAACCTGGTCGGCGGAAGGTTCGCCGACCGCGCGCTGATGCCGATGCTGTACGTGTCCCTCGGCGGCCTGGCTCTTGTGCTCGCCCTGTTCACGGTCACCGCGCACAACAAGATCCTCGCGGCCGTCACCCTCATGTTGATCGGCGCACTCGGCTTCGCGACGGTGCCGCCGCTCCAGAAGCGTGTCCTCGACCAGGCTCACGGCGCCCCCACACTGGCCTCGGCCGTGAACATCGGCGCCTTCAACCTCGGCAATGCCCTTTCGGCCTGGCTCGGCGGCCTCGTCATCGCGGCCGGGTACGGCTACACCGCCCCCAACTGGGTCGGCGCCGTCCTCGCCGCCGGTGCCCTGGTCCTCGCCCTCCTCTCGGCCGCCCTGGAGCGCCGCGCTAAGGCATCCAGCACGGTCGTCGCGGGCGGGGCGCCCACGGAGCAGCGAACGGCCGTCCACCACTGA